A window of the Pogona vitticeps strain Pit_001003342236 chromosome 4, PviZW2.1, whole genome shotgun sequence genome harbors these coding sequences:
- the DYRK3 gene encoding dual specificity tyrosine-phosphorylation-regulated kinase 3 isoform X1 — protein sequence MRLLRLEYILSRLSPACVLTSPSTPFFPPQGLLASFLSRHPPQPSLTTQAQSDPSRRSLSNRALCAAAAPPALLRLERGRRRALQPQSEESRTRGSEGLAGLGRVMGRPARGLPPRYRRRHDAAEQETGGSPHRRFGDGLYDSYMRIDQVRYSDPTNEECNPTGLPSLGRPNVTTNTVTMKDHLLTGSQVKVEQLFEDSGNRRSSTLQSSGVNGSERSFPTPAKDKSFESISTTKNSGSSTKAHKTGGQSPDQALKQYKQQLTAYEQQEILNFPEIYFVGPNAKKRQGVIGGPNNGGYDDEHGSYIHVPHDHLAYRYEVLKIIGKGSFGQVAKVFDHKNHQHLALKMVRNEKRFHRQAAEEIRILEHLKKQDKTGNMNVIHMLESFTFRNHICMTFELLSMNLYELIKRNKFQGFSVQLVRKFAHSILQCLDGLYKSKIIHCDLKPENILLKQQGRSGIKVIDFGSSCFEHQRVYTYIQSRFYRAPEVILGSRYGMAIDMWSFGCILVELLTGYPLFPGEDEGDQLACMMELLGMPPQKLLDQSKRAKNFVNSKGHPRYCTVTTQADGKVTLTGSRSRRGKMRGAPGNKDWVTALKGCDDPLFIEFLKECLNWDPSARMTPSQALRHPWICKRVPKPPGMDKTSGKRIAHYTSSFPGIGSRLPPVIGVANKLRANLMSDANANIPLCTVLPKLVS from the exons ATGAGACTCCTCCGGTTGGAGTACATTTTATCGCGCCTGTCACCGGCCTGCGTGTTAACCTCTCCCTCgaccccctttttcccccctcagggaCTCCTCGCTTCCTTTCTTTCTCGCCACCCCCCCCAACCGTCTCTGACCACGCAAGCGCAGAGCGACCCAAGCAGGCGTTCCCTTAGCAACCGCGCCCTGTGCGCTGCTGCGGCCCCGCCCGCCCTGCTACGGCTCGAGAGGGGAAGGAGGCGAGCGTTGCAGCCGCAATCAGAGGAGAGCCGGACTCGGGGATCGGAGGGTCTTGCAGGCCTGGGTAGGGTGATGGGGCGTCCAGCCCGCGGGCTTCCCCCCCGCTACCGTCGTCGCCATGATGCTGCTGAGCAGGAAACCGGAGGGTCCCCTCACCGCAG GTTTGGAGATGGCTTGTACGATTCCTACATGAGAATAGATCAGGTTAGATACTCAGATCCGACAAATGAAGAATGCAATCCTACTGGACTTCCTTCGCTGGGGAGACCTAAT GTAACTACTAACACAGTCACAATGAAGGATCATCTTTTGACTGGGAGCCAAGTCAAAGTTGAGCAGTTATTTGAAGACTCTGGCAACAGAAGGAGTAGTACTCTCCAGTCCTCTGGAGTAAATGGTTCAGAGAGATCTTTTCCGACTCCAGCAAAAGATAAAAGCTTTGAGAGTATAAGTACCACCAAGAATAGTGGCAGTTCAACAAAAGCACATAAAACTGGTGGTCAGTCACCAGATCAAGCGCTGAAGCAATATAAACAACAGCTGACAGCATATGAGCAGCAAGAAATACTTAACTTCCCTGAAATTTATTTTGTGGGtccaaatgcaaagaaaagacaAGGAGTTATTGGTGGCCCAAACAATGGTGGGTATGATGATGAACATGGCAGCTATATCCATGTGCCTCATGACCATCTTGCCTACCGATATGAAGTGCTTAAAATAATTGGAAAAGGTAGTTTTGGCCAAGTAGCTAAAGTTTTTGACCATAAGAACCACCAGCACCTGGCCTTGAAGATGGTACGTAATGAGAAGAGATTCCACAGGCAAGCAGCAGAGGAAATCCGGATCTTagagcatctcaaaaagcaggaTAAGACTGGCAATATGAACGTGATCCATATGCTAGAGAGTTTTACCTTTCGGAATCACATATGTATGACCTTTGAACTCTTGAGCATGAATCTGTATGAGCTGATCAAAAGGAACAAGTTTCAAGGATTTAGTGTGCAACTTGTACGTAAATTTGCCCATTCTATACTTCAGTGTCTGGATGGTCTTTATAAAAGCAAAATCATACATTGTGACTTGAAACCTGAAAATATTCTACTAAAACAGCAAGGGCGGAGTGGGATCAAAGTCATTGATTTTGGATCCAGTTGTTTTGAGCACCAAAGAGTCTATACTTACATACAATCTCGATTTTATAGAGCCCCTGAAGTCATTCTTGGAAGTCGTTACGGGATGGCTATAGACATGTGGAGTTTTGGTTGTATTCTTGTGGAACTGTTGACTGGTTACCCTCTTTTTCCAGGAGAGGATGAGGGTGATCAGCTAGCTTGTATGATGGAGCTCCTTGGAATGCCCCCACAGAAGCTACTGGACCAGTCCAAGCGAGCCAAAAATTTTGTCAACTCAAAAGGCCATCCTCGCTATTGCACTGTAACAACACAGGCAGATGGGAAAGTAACTCTTACTGGTAGTCGATCACGTAGGGGTAAAATGCGTGGTGCTCCAGGCAACAAGGATTGGGTTACAGCATTAAAAGGCTGTGATGACCCCTTGTTTATAGAATTCTTAAAAGAATGTCTTAATTGGGATCCTTCAGCTCGGATGACTCCTAGCCAAGCTTTAAGACATCCTTGGATTTGTAAACGAGTGCCTAAGCCACCCGGAATGGATAAAACGTCAGGCAAGCGGATTGCTCATTATACGAGCTCTTTCCCAGGGATTGGTTCCAGATTACCCCCAGTTATTGGGGTAGCTAACAAACTGAGAGCTAATTTAATGTCTGATGCAAATGCCAATATACCTCTATGTACTGTGCTACCAAAATTGGTCAGCTAA
- the DYRK3 gene encoding dual specificity tyrosine-phosphorylation-regulated kinase 3 isoform X2, whose product MMLLSRKPEGPLTAARFGDGLYDSYMRIDQVRYSDPTNEECNPTGLPSLGRPNVTTNTVTMKDHLLTGSQVKVEQLFEDSGNRRSSTLQSSGVNGSERSFPTPAKDKSFESISTTKNSGSSTKAHKTGGQSPDQALKQYKQQLTAYEQQEILNFPEIYFVGPNAKKRQGVIGGPNNGGYDDEHGSYIHVPHDHLAYRYEVLKIIGKGSFGQVAKVFDHKNHQHLALKMVRNEKRFHRQAAEEIRILEHLKKQDKTGNMNVIHMLESFTFRNHICMTFELLSMNLYELIKRNKFQGFSVQLVRKFAHSILQCLDGLYKSKIIHCDLKPENILLKQQGRSGIKVIDFGSSCFEHQRVYTYIQSRFYRAPEVILGSRYGMAIDMWSFGCILVELLTGYPLFPGEDEGDQLACMMELLGMPPQKLLDQSKRAKNFVNSKGHPRYCTVTTQADGKVTLTGSRSRRGKMRGAPGNKDWVTALKGCDDPLFIEFLKECLNWDPSARMTPSQALRHPWICKRVPKPPGMDKTSGKRIAHYTSSFPGIGSRLPPVIGVANKLRANLMSDANANIPLCTVLPKLVS is encoded by the exons ATGATGCTGCTGAGCAGGAAACCGGAGGGTCCCCTCACCGCAG CCAGGTTTGGAGATGGCTTGTACGATTCCTACATGAGAATAGATCAGGTTAGATACTCAGATCCGACAAATGAAGAATGCAATCCTACTGGACTTCCTTCGCTGGGGAGACCTAAT GTAACTACTAACACAGTCACAATGAAGGATCATCTTTTGACTGGGAGCCAAGTCAAAGTTGAGCAGTTATTTGAAGACTCTGGCAACAGAAGGAGTAGTACTCTCCAGTCCTCTGGAGTAAATGGTTCAGAGAGATCTTTTCCGACTCCAGCAAAAGATAAAAGCTTTGAGAGTATAAGTACCACCAAGAATAGTGGCAGTTCAACAAAAGCACATAAAACTGGTGGTCAGTCACCAGATCAAGCGCTGAAGCAATATAAACAACAGCTGACAGCATATGAGCAGCAAGAAATACTTAACTTCCCTGAAATTTATTTTGTGGGtccaaatgcaaagaaaagacaAGGAGTTATTGGTGGCCCAAACAATGGTGGGTATGATGATGAACATGGCAGCTATATCCATGTGCCTCATGACCATCTTGCCTACCGATATGAAGTGCTTAAAATAATTGGAAAAGGTAGTTTTGGCCAAGTAGCTAAAGTTTTTGACCATAAGAACCACCAGCACCTGGCCTTGAAGATGGTACGTAATGAGAAGAGATTCCACAGGCAAGCAGCAGAGGAAATCCGGATCTTagagcatctcaaaaagcaggaTAAGACTGGCAATATGAACGTGATCCATATGCTAGAGAGTTTTACCTTTCGGAATCACATATGTATGACCTTTGAACTCTTGAGCATGAATCTGTATGAGCTGATCAAAAGGAACAAGTTTCAAGGATTTAGTGTGCAACTTGTACGTAAATTTGCCCATTCTATACTTCAGTGTCTGGATGGTCTTTATAAAAGCAAAATCATACATTGTGACTTGAAACCTGAAAATATTCTACTAAAACAGCAAGGGCGGAGTGGGATCAAAGTCATTGATTTTGGATCCAGTTGTTTTGAGCACCAAAGAGTCTATACTTACATACAATCTCGATTTTATAGAGCCCCTGAAGTCATTCTTGGAAGTCGTTACGGGATGGCTATAGACATGTGGAGTTTTGGTTGTATTCTTGTGGAACTGTTGACTGGTTACCCTCTTTTTCCAGGAGAGGATGAGGGTGATCAGCTAGCTTGTATGATGGAGCTCCTTGGAATGCCCCCACAGAAGCTACTGGACCAGTCCAAGCGAGCCAAAAATTTTGTCAACTCAAAAGGCCATCCTCGCTATTGCACTGTAACAACACAGGCAGATGGGAAAGTAACTCTTACTGGTAGTCGATCACGTAGGGGTAAAATGCGTGGTGCTCCAGGCAACAAGGATTGGGTTACAGCATTAAAAGGCTGTGATGACCCCTTGTTTATAGAATTCTTAAAAGAATGTCTTAATTGGGATCCTTCAGCTCGGATGACTCCTAGCCAAGCTTTAAGACATCCTTGGATTTGTAAACGAGTGCCTAAGCCACCCGGAATGGATAAAACGTCAGGCAAGCGGATTGCTCATTATACGAGCTCTTTCCCAGGGATTGGTTCCAGATTACCCCCAGTTATTGGGGTAGCTAACAAACTGAGAGCTAATTTAATGTCTGATGCAAATGCCAATATACCTCTATGTACTGTGCTACCAAAATTGGTCAGCTAA
- the DYRK3 gene encoding dual specificity tyrosine-phosphorylation-regulated kinase 3 isoform X4, translating into MKDHLLTGSQVKVEQLFEDSGNRRSSTLQSSGVNGSERSFPTPAKDKSFESISTTKNSGSSTKAHKTGGQSPDQALKQYKQQLTAYEQQEILNFPEIYFVGPNAKKRQGVIGGPNNGGYDDEHGSYIHVPHDHLAYRYEVLKIIGKGSFGQVAKVFDHKNHQHLALKMVRNEKRFHRQAAEEIRILEHLKKQDKTGNMNVIHMLESFTFRNHICMTFELLSMNLYELIKRNKFQGFSVQLVRKFAHSILQCLDGLYKSKIIHCDLKPENILLKQQGRSGIKVIDFGSSCFEHQRVYTYIQSRFYRAPEVILGSRYGMAIDMWSFGCILVELLTGYPLFPGEDEGDQLACMMELLGMPPQKLLDQSKRAKNFVNSKGHPRYCTVTTQADGKVTLTGSRSRRGKMRGAPGNKDWVTALKGCDDPLFIEFLKECLNWDPSARMTPSQALRHPWICKRVPKPPGMDKTSGKRIAHYTSSFPGIGSRLPPVIGVANKLRANLMSDANANIPLCTVLPKLVS; encoded by the coding sequence ATGAAGGATCATCTTTTGACTGGGAGCCAAGTCAAAGTTGAGCAGTTATTTGAAGACTCTGGCAACAGAAGGAGTAGTACTCTCCAGTCCTCTGGAGTAAATGGTTCAGAGAGATCTTTTCCGACTCCAGCAAAAGATAAAAGCTTTGAGAGTATAAGTACCACCAAGAATAGTGGCAGTTCAACAAAAGCACATAAAACTGGTGGTCAGTCACCAGATCAAGCGCTGAAGCAATATAAACAACAGCTGACAGCATATGAGCAGCAAGAAATACTTAACTTCCCTGAAATTTATTTTGTGGGtccaaatgcaaagaaaagacaAGGAGTTATTGGTGGCCCAAACAATGGTGGGTATGATGATGAACATGGCAGCTATATCCATGTGCCTCATGACCATCTTGCCTACCGATATGAAGTGCTTAAAATAATTGGAAAAGGTAGTTTTGGCCAAGTAGCTAAAGTTTTTGACCATAAGAACCACCAGCACCTGGCCTTGAAGATGGTACGTAATGAGAAGAGATTCCACAGGCAAGCAGCAGAGGAAATCCGGATCTTagagcatctcaaaaagcaggaTAAGACTGGCAATATGAACGTGATCCATATGCTAGAGAGTTTTACCTTTCGGAATCACATATGTATGACCTTTGAACTCTTGAGCATGAATCTGTATGAGCTGATCAAAAGGAACAAGTTTCAAGGATTTAGTGTGCAACTTGTACGTAAATTTGCCCATTCTATACTTCAGTGTCTGGATGGTCTTTATAAAAGCAAAATCATACATTGTGACTTGAAACCTGAAAATATTCTACTAAAACAGCAAGGGCGGAGTGGGATCAAAGTCATTGATTTTGGATCCAGTTGTTTTGAGCACCAAAGAGTCTATACTTACATACAATCTCGATTTTATAGAGCCCCTGAAGTCATTCTTGGAAGTCGTTACGGGATGGCTATAGACATGTGGAGTTTTGGTTGTATTCTTGTGGAACTGTTGACTGGTTACCCTCTTTTTCCAGGAGAGGATGAGGGTGATCAGCTAGCTTGTATGATGGAGCTCCTTGGAATGCCCCCACAGAAGCTACTGGACCAGTCCAAGCGAGCCAAAAATTTTGTCAACTCAAAAGGCCATCCTCGCTATTGCACTGTAACAACACAGGCAGATGGGAAAGTAACTCTTACTGGTAGTCGATCACGTAGGGGTAAAATGCGTGGTGCTCCAGGCAACAAGGATTGGGTTACAGCATTAAAAGGCTGTGATGACCCCTTGTTTATAGAATTCTTAAAAGAATGTCTTAATTGGGATCCTTCAGCTCGGATGACTCCTAGCCAAGCTTTAAGACATCCTTGGATTTGTAAACGAGTGCCTAAGCCACCCGGAATGGATAAAACGTCAGGCAAGCGGATTGCTCATTATACGAGCTCTTTCCCAGGGATTGGTTCCAGATTACCCCCAGTTATTGGGGTAGCTAACAAACTGAGAGCTAATTTAATGTCTGATGCAAATGCCAATATACCTCTATGTACTGTGCTACCAAAATTGGTCAGCTAA
- the DYRK3 gene encoding dual specificity tyrosine-phosphorylation-regulated kinase 3 isoform X3 translates to MRIDQVRYSDPTNEECNPTGLPSLGRPNVTTNTVTMKDHLLTGSQVKVEQLFEDSGNRRSSTLQSSGVNGSERSFPTPAKDKSFESISTTKNSGSSTKAHKTGGQSPDQALKQYKQQLTAYEQQEILNFPEIYFVGPNAKKRQGVIGGPNNGGYDDEHGSYIHVPHDHLAYRYEVLKIIGKGSFGQVAKVFDHKNHQHLALKMVRNEKRFHRQAAEEIRILEHLKKQDKTGNMNVIHMLESFTFRNHICMTFELLSMNLYELIKRNKFQGFSVQLVRKFAHSILQCLDGLYKSKIIHCDLKPENILLKQQGRSGIKVIDFGSSCFEHQRVYTYIQSRFYRAPEVILGSRYGMAIDMWSFGCILVELLTGYPLFPGEDEGDQLACMMELLGMPPQKLLDQSKRAKNFVNSKGHPRYCTVTTQADGKVTLTGSRSRRGKMRGAPGNKDWVTALKGCDDPLFIEFLKECLNWDPSARMTPSQALRHPWICKRVPKPPGMDKTSGKRIAHYTSSFPGIGSRLPPVIGVANKLRANLMSDANANIPLCTVLPKLVS, encoded by the exons ATGAGAATAGATCAGGTTAGATACTCAGATCCGACAAATGAAGAATGCAATCCTACTGGACTTCCTTCGCTGGGGAGACCTAAT GTAACTACTAACACAGTCACAATGAAGGATCATCTTTTGACTGGGAGCCAAGTCAAAGTTGAGCAGTTATTTGAAGACTCTGGCAACAGAAGGAGTAGTACTCTCCAGTCCTCTGGAGTAAATGGTTCAGAGAGATCTTTTCCGACTCCAGCAAAAGATAAAAGCTTTGAGAGTATAAGTACCACCAAGAATAGTGGCAGTTCAACAAAAGCACATAAAACTGGTGGTCAGTCACCAGATCAAGCGCTGAAGCAATATAAACAACAGCTGACAGCATATGAGCAGCAAGAAATACTTAACTTCCCTGAAATTTATTTTGTGGGtccaaatgcaaagaaaagacaAGGAGTTATTGGTGGCCCAAACAATGGTGGGTATGATGATGAACATGGCAGCTATATCCATGTGCCTCATGACCATCTTGCCTACCGATATGAAGTGCTTAAAATAATTGGAAAAGGTAGTTTTGGCCAAGTAGCTAAAGTTTTTGACCATAAGAACCACCAGCACCTGGCCTTGAAGATGGTACGTAATGAGAAGAGATTCCACAGGCAAGCAGCAGAGGAAATCCGGATCTTagagcatctcaaaaagcaggaTAAGACTGGCAATATGAACGTGATCCATATGCTAGAGAGTTTTACCTTTCGGAATCACATATGTATGACCTTTGAACTCTTGAGCATGAATCTGTATGAGCTGATCAAAAGGAACAAGTTTCAAGGATTTAGTGTGCAACTTGTACGTAAATTTGCCCATTCTATACTTCAGTGTCTGGATGGTCTTTATAAAAGCAAAATCATACATTGTGACTTGAAACCTGAAAATATTCTACTAAAACAGCAAGGGCGGAGTGGGATCAAAGTCATTGATTTTGGATCCAGTTGTTTTGAGCACCAAAGAGTCTATACTTACATACAATCTCGATTTTATAGAGCCCCTGAAGTCATTCTTGGAAGTCGTTACGGGATGGCTATAGACATGTGGAGTTTTGGTTGTATTCTTGTGGAACTGTTGACTGGTTACCCTCTTTTTCCAGGAGAGGATGAGGGTGATCAGCTAGCTTGTATGATGGAGCTCCTTGGAATGCCCCCACAGAAGCTACTGGACCAGTCCAAGCGAGCCAAAAATTTTGTCAACTCAAAAGGCCATCCTCGCTATTGCACTGTAACAACACAGGCAGATGGGAAAGTAACTCTTACTGGTAGTCGATCACGTAGGGGTAAAATGCGTGGTGCTCCAGGCAACAAGGATTGGGTTACAGCATTAAAAGGCTGTGATGACCCCTTGTTTATAGAATTCTTAAAAGAATGTCTTAATTGGGATCCTTCAGCTCGGATGACTCCTAGCCAAGCTTTAAGACATCCTTGGATTTGTAAACGAGTGCCTAAGCCACCCGGAATGGATAAAACGTCAGGCAAGCGGATTGCTCATTATACGAGCTCTTTCCCAGGGATTGGTTCCAGATTACCCCCAGTTATTGGGGTAGCTAACAAACTGAGAGCTAATTTAATGTCTGATGCAAATGCCAATATACCTCTATGTACTGTGCTACCAAAATTGGTCAGCTAA